A window of Candidatus Poribacteria bacterium contains these coding sequences:
- a CDS encoding Gfo/Idh/MocA family oxidoreductase, with the protein MEKIRLGYIGCGFMAQKVHIPNFVSIPECELIGLAEVRSELGKTVQNRFGIPQLYSDHGELAQNADIEAVAVSADFALQGEIAKDLLLAGKHVFMEKPMAVSTEQAEAIVAASQKSGKKLMVGYMKRYDAGNEIVKAKIAQFRETDELGRLTYARNHGFGGDWVCNLDTHMDGTDEPKPSAPVKTPEWIPEQYRGSYLGYLQQYTHNINLMRWFLDAGDKVTVKVVDLDANGYSGVVIFDMDGIRVTLETGHVSHYRWDEHSQIYFQNGWIHTWAPPLLLKNTPAEVEIYRAGEEQEITRPIPRPSWTWAYHREAEYFIANVRNDEPFRSSAEDTLTDVRLFEDIYRIFIEQQK; encoded by the coding sequence ATGGAAAAAATTCGACTCGGTTATATCGGCTGTGGATTCATGGCTCAGAAGGTCCATATCCCGAATTTTGTGAGCATCCCGGAATGTGAACTCATCGGCCTTGCGGAAGTACGTTCCGAACTCGGAAAAACAGTCCAAAATCGTTTCGGTATCCCGCAACTTTATAGCGATCACGGTGAACTCGCACAAAACGCCGATATTGAAGCGGTGGCAGTCTCCGCTGACTTCGCATTACAAGGCGAAATCGCAAAAGACTTACTCTTGGCTGGTAAACACGTCTTCATGGAGAAACCGATGGCTGTCTCCACCGAACAGGCTGAGGCTATCGTGGCGGCATCGCAGAAGTCTGGTAAAAAGTTGATGGTCGGCTACATGAAACGCTACGATGCTGGAAATGAGATCGTCAAGGCGAAAATAGCACAATTCCGAGAGACCGACGAACTCGGACGTCTGACTTATGCCAGAAATCACGGCTTCGGTGGGGATTGGGTCTGCAATCTTGATACCCACATGGACGGAACCGACGAACCCAAACCGAGCGCGCCCGTCAAAACCCCAGAATGGATACCAGAGCAGTATCGTGGTTCCTATTTGGGATACCTCCAGCAGTATACACACAATATCAATCTGATGCGTTGGTTCCTTGATGCAGGTGACAAAGTTACTGTCAAAGTCGTTGATTTAGATGCGAACGGATATTCCGGTGTTGTCATCTTCGATATGGATGGCATCCGTGTAACATTGGAAACAGGACACGTTTCGCACTATCGTTGGGATGAGCATAGTCAAATCTATTTTCAGAATGGATGGATTCACACGTGGGCACCGCCGTTGCTTTTAAAGAATACACCCGCAGAGGTTGAAATCTATCGCGCTGGCGAAGAACAGGAAATTACACGTCCGATACCGAGACCGAGTTGGACATGGGCATATCACAGGGAGGCAGAATACTTCATCGCGAATGTCCGTAACGATGAACCCTTCCGTTCTTCAGCCGAAGATACGCTTACTGATGTCAGACTTTTTGAGGACATCTACCGGATCTTCATTGAGCAGCAAAAATAG
- a CDS encoding M67 family metallopeptidase, with amino-acid sequence MLVKPETLSQICDHAKSEFPDECCGAILSDGTQEFVWKCRNIQNELHQEDPDRYPRDARTAYVIHPDDLFKVTKASETQQIKAFYHSHPNHEAYFSEKDKADATMWDEPTYPGTTYLVISVYGTEIRAVKAFVWDATARDFIEVEGPLGET; translated from the coding sequence ATGCTTGTAAAACCAGAAACTCTCAGCCAAATTTGTGACCACGCCAAATCGGAGTTTCCCGATGAATGCTGCGGTGCCATTTTGAGTGATGGAACGCAGGAATTTGTCTGGAAATGTCGAAATATACAAAACGAATTGCATCAGGAAGATCCTGACAGATATCCGCGTGATGCGCGTACGGCGTACGTAATACATCCTGATGACTTATTCAAGGTTACCAAAGCATCTGAAACACAGCAGATTAAGGCGTTCTACCATTCACACCCGAATCACGAAGCGTATTTTTCGGAGAAAGACAAAGCAGATGCGACGATGTGGGATGAACCCACCTATCCGGGTACCACTTATCTGGTGATCTCCGTTTACGGCACTGAGATACGCGCCGTGAAGGCTTTCGTGTGGGACGCAACGGCGCGAGATTTTATTGAGGTTGAGGGACCGCTTGGGGAAACTTAA
- a CDS encoding MoaD/ThiS family protein yields the protein MAVIVRIPTPLRRLTQNMAEVETEGANIEGIIENLETNYPGMKERLCDEGGNIRRFVNIYLNDEDIRFLDGKETVVADGAEISIIPAIAGGSDLS from the coding sequence ATGGCTGTAATAGTCCGTATTCCAACCCCGCTGAGACGCTTAACGCAAAACATGGCGGAAGTTGAGACAGAAGGTGCCAATATTGAAGGCATTATTGAAAATCTTGAAACAAACTATCCAGGGATGAAAGAACGTCTCTGTGATGAAGGCGGAAATATCCGTCGGTTTGTAAATATTTATCTTAATGATGAAGACATCCGCTTCCTTGACGGAAAAGAGACCGTTGTTGCAGACGGTGCCGAAATCTCGATTATTCCGGCAATTGCTGGCGGAAGCGATCTGTCTTAA
- a CDS encoding class I SAM-dependent methyltransferase gives MNKSEGFWDKASKNYDKTEERFEYIHKKSRENTKEYLNISDIVLDYGCGTGTTACELANQVKEIHALDTSSKMIELAKKKAAMSAVENVNFVQTDIFDKRYKKESFDVILAFNMLHTIGDVHKIMQRIYELLKPKGLFISVTPCLQEEMSFLVSVQIQLVRLLTKTGIIPIPIRRLRSPELDDLMAKGNFQTIETEKIYKGASSYFIVTKKIHKT, from the coding sequence ATGAATAAATCGGAAGGGTTCTGGGATAAAGCTTCAAAAAACTATGACAAGACAGAGGAGCGTTTTGAATATATTCATAAAAAGAGTAGAGAGAATACTAAAGAATATCTCAATATTAGCGATATTGTTTTGGATTATGGATGTGGGACAGGCACAACAGCCTGTGAACTTGCCAATCAGGTGAAAGAGATTCATGCTCTTGATACATCATCCAAAATGATTGAACTTGCCAAAAAGAAAGCAGCTATGAGTGCAGTTGAGAATGTAAATTTCGTGCAAACGGATATATTTGATAAAAGATATAAAAAAGAATCGTTTGATGTGATTCTGGCTTTCAATATGTTACATACTATAGGAGATGTGCATAAGATTATGCAGAGAATATATGAATTGCTAAAGCCTAAAGGATTATTTATTTCTGTAACACCTTGCCTACAGGAGGAGATGTCATTTTTAGTTAGTGTGCAGATTCAACTTGTTCGGCTATTGACTAAAACTGGAATAATTCCAATTCCTATAAGAAGACTTAGAAGCCCCGAATTAGACGATTTAATGGCAAAAGGGAATTTTCAAACTATAGAAACTGAAAAGATATATAAAGGAGCATCTAGTTATTTTATTGTAACAAAAAAGATACACAAAACATAA
- a CDS encoding phosphoadenylyl-sulfate reductase, with protein MNYPVDQALCQEVLLTESPQEILFSLFKRFKARAAIVTSGQLSGMVMIHMAAENGLPFRVCTLDTLRLFPETYDFFEKVESRYGIQIEQVQPDPQEVQEMVAQHGEYLFFDSKSKQEHCCNIRKVRPMQRLLETLDVWITGIRHDQSDARKQHRKAEIISSTTHPVLKVSPLIQWSADDVWQFVRENEIPVNPLLEADNQGHYYESIGCVICTTPIKPGEPNRAGRWRWQNATPALENADADENAKECGLHYSI; from the coding sequence TTGAACTATCCAGTAGATCAGGCTCTCTGCCAAGAAGTTCTGTTGACGGAGAGTCCCCAAGAAATTCTTTTCTCTCTCTTTAAACGGTTCAAAGCGCGCGCCGCAATTGTCACAAGTGGACAACTTTCGGGGATGGTGATGATTCACATGGCTGCTGAAAACGGGTTGCCGTTCCGTGTCTGCACGCTCGACACCCTGCGTCTCTTCCCAGAAACTTATGACTTCTTCGAGAAGGTAGAATCGCGTTATGGTATCCAAATCGAACAGGTTCAACCCGACCCACAAGAAGTTCAAGAGATGGTCGCACAACACGGCGAATACCTGTTTTTTGACAGTAAGTCGAAACAAGAACACTGTTGTAACATCCGGAAGGTCCGCCCGATGCAACGACTGTTGGAAACTTTAGATGTCTGGATAACCGGTATACGGCACGATCAGTCCGATGCAAGAAAACAACACCGAAAGGCAGAAATCATATCATCCACGACACATCCAGTGCTGAAGGTGAGTCCACTGATTCAGTGGAGTGCCGATGACGTATGGCAGTTTGTCCGTGAAAACGAAATCCCTGTGAATCCGTTGCTTGAAGCAGACAACCAAGGTCACTATTATGAATCAATCGGATGTGTCATCTGCACGACACCCATAAAACCAGGAGAACCGAATCGCGCGGGACGGTGGCGCTGGCAAAACGCGACCCCTGCATTAGAAAACGCTGACGCAGATGAAAACGCGAAAGAGTGTGGATTACACTATTCGATTTAA
- the cysK gene encoding cysteine synthase A translates to MKIAKNLTDLIGNTPTIRLNALPGKDDATIFAKLEAYNPGGSIKDRISYAMVVDAEERGILRKGDTIVEPTAGNTGLGLSIVGIARGYPVTLTMPENVSREKYELLSAFGAKIVLTPEHGGMASAIWEAERIVRQNPRHYMPNQFTNPANPEIHRRTTAVEILKAIGTDIDFCVIGVGTGGTLTGVGEVLKTACPNVKVVAVEPRVSAVLSGGKPGPTRIDGLGAGMIPEVLNVDVIDEVITVSEKEAYEMMKSISTAEGLLVGMSSGANVYAALQVAKAQGPDKTVVTILPDTGERYFSLSRYFEIESDIMDTLP, encoded by the coding sequence ATGAAAATCGCTAAAAATCTGACAGACCTCATCGGGAATACGCCGACGATTCGCCTGAATGCCTTGCCCGGTAAGGACGATGCGACGATCTTCGCAAAATTGGAGGCTTACAATCCGGGCGGCAGTATCAAGGATCGGATTAGTTATGCGATGGTCGTTGATGCTGAAGAACGCGGCATCCTCAGAAAAGGGGATACCATCGTTGAACCTACCGCTGGTAATACGGGTTTGGGGCTTTCTATTGTCGGGATCGCGAGAGGCTATCCTGTCACTTTGACGATGCCAGAAAATGTGAGCCGCGAAAAATATGAACTCCTCTCTGCCTTCGGTGCAAAAATTGTGCTGACCCCGGAGCACGGCGGTATGGCAAGTGCGATCTGGGAGGCGGAGAGAATCGTCCGACAGAACCCGCGGCACTATATGCCGAACCAGTTCACAAACCCCGCAAACCCCGAAATTCATCGCCGTACGACAGCAGTCGAAATTCTCAAGGCAATCGGTACTGACATCGATTTTTGCGTTATAGGGGTCGGCACAGGCGGCACACTGACAGGGGTTGGAGAAGTCCTGAAGACAGCGTGCCCGAATGTGAAAGTGGTTGCTGTGGAGCCGCGTGTTTCGGCAGTGCTTTCCGGTGGGAAACCGGGGCCTACCCGGATTGATGGACTCGGCGCAGGGATGATTCCTGAAGTGCTCAATGTAGATGTCATTGACGAAGTCATCACAGTCTCCGAAAAAGAGGCTTACGAAATGATGAAGTCAATTTCAACAGCCGAGGGATTGTTGGTCGGGATGTCGTCCGGTGCAAATGTCTATGCCGCGTTACAGGTCGCAAAGGCGCAGGGACCCGATAAAACAGTTGTTACCATTCTCCCCGACACCGGGGAACGCTATTTCAGTTTAAGTCGTTATTTTGAAATCGAATCAGACATCATGGATACGCTTCCGTAG
- a CDS encoding type II toxin-antitoxin system RelE/ParE family toxin, which produces MNTKSELRVVFFRTDRGNDPVRDWLEGLGERDEMIIDTDITVVAENWSSVLGTSLGKKLQGEEGLWEIRSRISGGKRIARVLFTVEAGEIILLHGFVKKSQRTPRKDLRIARRRNRLWKGRAD; this is translated from the coding sequence ATGAATACAAAATCAGAACTTCGCGTTGTCTTTTTCCGCACAGACCGAGGGAATGATCCTGTCCGAGACTGGTTGGAAGGTCTTGGAGAAAGGGATGAAATGATAATTGACACTGATATAACAGTTGTAGCGGAAAATTGGTCCTCGGTATTGGGAACGAGCCTCGGAAAAAAACTGCAAGGCGAAGAAGGTCTGTGGGAAATTCGCAGCCGCATCAGCGGCGGAAAGCGTATCGCGCGAGTTTTGTTTACTGTTGAAGCCGGTGAAATAATTCTCTTGCACGGTTTTGTCAAAAAGTCTCAACGCACACCGCGAAAAGATTTACGTATAGCACGAAGACGAAATAGACTATGGAAAGGGAGGGCTGACTAA
- a CDS encoding Hsp70 family protein — MADPICSKCNVGWVIHSHDKHCGYCGCKVFDFSVRWEKEPLIYADSGANIHAFAILVENTGAYPITFHPIQTTRDDTILFPQANDSPFEVEAGQFHAVPIQVKPAKLAQNPKTITVRAQDAPSNFESEKSLRLEASLRPEFKLPPNPIEVRYRRGTKKVTKDLHLEVLQGKFYITNIKITGGSILRVGYFESLHEKNNALKKVRLEIDCNQLSDEVNVVKLSFELRGFSQPIDKQVHIRREIEPEPPKLFVPPMNLDITQDREKTHPLTLENRGERPLTIRNIVFNGPSKLVQLPNLEFPINIEGGEHHNIEIQVSAIGIDPKTYPVNFTINSNCGDDPTYEGGLNVNVEELEAYPHYLAIDFGTTSSCCAYFGAEDVFQLIQLNSEDPLNIIPSSIIYHSQPTNGDVYEVGYGAETARTSEIDGPYYISSVKRWLGYNWRRQFPNNLELQPRDVVADILRHIIQRAEEHLDTLSTRSRIKKCVITYPTMFNRKQQEDIKQAFEKVGITDLIFIDEASAASLGAISQRRQQGDYRLLVYDFGGGTIDIVLSQVTNNGREITIEPLAHGGNPKYGGDDVTQAIVDFVLAEFGQRIERESLNLRYKIPYLSPREIWQSLGDQREDRAKLFNTSRLYNGAEELKKELSDEDEANRDFPLNVIVGNDTRPLENLTRGDINVSISKEQLHSLVANELRQTFADIDAMIRENGGHLPEIVILAGQSSKMPMVKEMMTTHFQQEYQTDDIDIELSDSPKECVAIGAAQYGMTHSSPSRVRFEIKNFRKTHASIGIMQSDGRQLVFEEIIPKGRLIPDESFGRVNILLSEGETNIDIRERFRTNDELSRIDDYTLTLPENIPREALQNACLKMAVKENGEIKVVALVDNHEYESTVERREPEFVNEI; from the coding sequence ATGGCTGACCCTATCTGTTCAAAATGCAATGTCGGTTGGGTAATTCATTCGCATGATAAACATTGTGGTTATTGTGGTTGTAAAGTCTTTGATTTCTCGGTGAGATGGGAAAAAGAGCCGTTGATTTACGCAGATAGCGGTGCGAATATCCATGCCTTTGCTATTCTCGTAGAAAACACCGGTGCCTATCCGATTACATTCCATCCGATTCAAACGACAAGGGATGACACAATTCTATTTCCACAAGCGAATGACAGTCCTTTTGAGGTTGAGGCGGGTCAATTCCATGCAGTGCCGATTCAGGTAAAGCCCGCAAAATTAGCACAAAATCCCAAAACCATTACTGTGCGCGCTCAAGATGCTCCATCGAATTTTGAAAGCGAAAAATCACTACGTCTTGAGGCTTCATTACGTCCTGAATTTAAACTGCCCCCAAATCCTATAGAGGTTCGTTATCGGAGAGGAACGAAAAAGGTGACGAAAGACCTCCACCTTGAAGTGCTACAGGGTAAATTTTATATCACCAATATTAAAATCACAGGCGGATCAATTCTTCGCGTTGGTTATTTTGAAAGCCTCCATGAAAAAAACAACGCGTTGAAAAAAGTCCGTTTGGAGATTGACTGCAACCAACTCAGCGACGAAGTAAATGTAGTAAAACTAAGTTTTGAACTCCGTGGCTTTTCCCAACCTATTGACAAACAAGTTCACATCCGAAGAGAGATAGAACCAGAACCGCCAAAACTGTTCGTGCCACCAATGAACCTGGACATCACACAGGATCGCGAGAAAACACATCCCTTAACGCTTGAGAACAGAGGCGAACGTCCGTTGACAATTCGGAATATTGTATTCAACGGTCCTTCCAAATTAGTCCAGCTGCCAAACCTTGAGTTCCCTATAAATATTGAAGGTGGAGAACACCATAATATTGAAATACAGGTTTCTGCCATTGGTATTGATCCCAAAACTTATCCTGTTAACTTTACTATAAACTCCAATTGTGGGGATGATCCAACATATGAAGGGGGCCTGAATGTAAATGTTGAAGAACTGGAAGCGTACCCGCATTACCTCGCTATTGATTTTGGCACAACGAGTTCGTGTTGTGCTTATTTTGGGGCTGAAGATGTTTTCCAACTTATCCAATTGAACAGCGAAGATCCTTTGAATATCATACCTTCCTCAATTATCTATCACAGTCAGCCTACAAATGGGGATGTATACGAAGTTGGTTATGGAGCAGAGACCGCTCGCACGAGCGAAATTGATGGTCCTTACTACATCAGTTCCGTAAAAAGGTGGTTAGGATATAACTGGAGACGCCAATTTCCTAACAATCTGGAATTGCAACCAAGGGATGTAGTTGCTGATATACTCAGACATATTATTCAACGTGCCGAAGAACACTTGGACACTCTCTCAACAAGATCAAGAATTAAAAAATGTGTGATTACCTATCCGACAATGTTTAATAGAAAACAACAAGAAGACATAAAACAGGCGTTTGAAAAAGTCGGGATCACCGATCTTATATTCATTGATGAAGCATCGGCGGCTTCACTCGGGGCTATTTCTCAACGAAGGCAACAAGGCGATTATAGACTGTTGGTTTATGATTTCGGCGGTGGGACTATCGATATCGTTCTTTCACAAGTAACCAATAATGGTCGCGAAATCACAATTGAACCGCTTGCACACGGCGGAAATCCCAAATATGGTGGTGATGATGTAACTCAGGCAATTGTTGACTTTGTGTTGGCTGAATTTGGACAACGAATTGAAAGAGAAAGTTTAAATCTTCGTTATAAGATCCCATACCTAAGTCCGAGAGAAATATGGCAAAGTTTAGGAGATCAAAGAGAGGATAGAGCAAAACTATTTAACACGTCCCGTTTGTATAATGGAGCAGAGGAATTGAAAAAAGAACTAAGCGATGAAGATGAAGCAAACCGTGACTTTCCTTTGAACGTGATTGTTGGAAATGATACCCGCCCGCTTGAAAATCTTACCCGAGGGGACATTAACGTAAGTATTTCAAAAGAACAATTACATTCACTTGTTGCCAATGAATTACGCCAGACCTTTGCTGATATTGACGCTATGATTAGAGAAAATGGTGGACACCTGCCTGAAATCGTGATACTTGCAGGTCAATCATCAAAAATGCCCATGGTTAAGGAGATGATGACAACCCACTTCCAACAGGAATACCAAACCGATGATATTGATATCGAACTCAGCGATTCACCGAAAGAATGCGTCGCAATAGGTGCAGCGCAATACGGTATGACTCACTCATCACCGAGTAGAGTTCGGTTTGAAATTAAAAACTTCCGCAAGACACACGCCAGCATCGGTATAATGCAGTCCGATGGTAGACAACTGGTTTTTGAAGAAATTATTCCCAAAGGAAGGCTTATTCCTGACGAAAGTTTCGGTAGAGTGAATATCCTGCTGAGTGAAGGAGAAACTAATATTGATATTCGTGAACGTTTTAGAACAAATGATGAACTGTCACGCATTGACGATTACACTCTAACGTTACCTGAGAATATACCGAGAGAGGCATTACAGAATGCGTGTTTGAAAATGGCGGTTAAAGAGAATGGGGAAATTAAAGTGGTGGCACTTGTGGATAATCATGAATATGAATCTACAGTTGAGAGGAGAGAGCCAGAATTTGTAAATGAAATTTGA
- a CDS encoding OmpA family protein, producing the protein MQQNSVLNVWPAFTDVSIAMLLIFLFFLFIQFVSNSKLIQKIIMEKKQDTIEKAFAEEFPNEIEQGTIAIVRDGNLQRFTFSDKILFETNKAILQQEGRNILTAVGELLQDYKTDEKLGQLYKSIQIEGHTDNVPIIIPNRSNWELSSDRAIAVLRLFVDHIGINPRTLTATGYGEYHPVAQNHPKYGHPKNRRIEIVLVYSETEEIQ; encoded by the coding sequence ATGCAGCAAAATTCTGTGTTGAACGTCTGGCCCGCTTTTACCGATGTATCCATTGCGATGCTGCTCATCTTTCTGTTCTTTCTCTTCATTCAATTTGTCTCTAATAGCAAATTGATCCAAAAAATCATAATGGAGAAAAAGCAAGATACGATAGAGAAAGCGTTTGCAGAAGAATTTCCAAATGAGATAGAACAAGGTACTATTGCAATTGTGCGGGATGGCAACTTACAAAGATTTACGTTCAGCGATAAAATTTTATTTGAAACGAATAAGGCGATCCTGCAACAGGAGGGAAGGAATATATTGACAGCTGTGGGTGAGTTATTGCAGGATTATAAAACGGACGAGAAATTGGGGCAATTGTATAAAAGTATTCAAATTGAAGGTCATACAGATAATGTTCCGATTATAATTCCAAACCGATCGAACTGGGAATTGTCGTCGGATCGGGCAATTGCTGTCTTACGACTTTTCGTTGATCATATCGGCATTAATCCACGGACACTAACGGCAACAGGTTATGGTGAATACCATCCTGTTGCACAAAATCATCCTAAGTATGGACATCCAAAAAACCGTAGAATTGAGATTGTTTTAGTCTATTCCGAAACGGAGGAAATCCAGTGA